A DNA window from uncultured Methanoregula sp. contains the following coding sequences:
- the glgP gene encoding alpha-glucan family phosphorylase: MAPDKIRKMFPQVPERISGLIDLAYNLWWSWNPEVKMVFKRLNPQAWIESIHNPVKMLRALDEETLLAASKNPVYLRHYDLVMSRYQHEMIKNHSWFSENFSGDHDLNIAYFSAEYGLQHSLPLYAGGLGFLAGDHLKESSDLGLPLVAVGFMYSEGYLHQHIGPDGWQLDIKEILDRDAAPIQRVLYNHDEQLVVRIPFIDPPIYVAVWKVDVGTIPLFLMDTDIPQNDPANRSISYRLYTGDNEQRLKQEIVLGIGGSYILDVLGVRPSIVHLNEGHPAFTIFERIRENVLDKMSFEEASRRVRETTIFTTHTPVPAGHDAFPHGLMDKYFKNYYTLLGISRETFLSLGNSPAGSKDLFNMTAFALRMSAFKNGVSRRHGEVARSMWRPLWPELAEEKVPIRHITNGVHVPTWLDPKMQLLLNKYFSPACPQWLAEHDKNLLWELIQEIPDEELWSVHVQLKRKLVNRIREHKRRKWVGENTDPLNVLSGGALLDPSALTIGFARRFSTYKRADLIFQDIERLKKIINNPWKPVQIIFAGKAHPADEEGKRIIQKIYKYALQRDLGGRIAFVEDYGEQMAQYLVHGVDVWLNNPLPPLEACGTSGMKASLNGVLHMSVLDGWWPEAYSGKNGWAFGETDTRKNHDREDAEQLYGVLEREVVPLYYMQSDDGIPHMWVKMMKEAIRCTAPRFSARRMLKEYVRLGYDPALKRAAEYRKQLFPYDPAAR, from the coding sequence GTGGCACCGGACAAGATCAGGAAAATGTTCCCGCAGGTTCCCGAGCGGATATCAGGACTCATCGATCTCGCGTACAATCTCTGGTGGAGCTGGAATCCGGAAGTGAAAATGGTATTCAAGCGGCTCAATCCCCAGGCATGGATTGAGAGCATCCACAATCCGGTGAAGATGCTCCGTGCCCTGGATGAAGAGACGCTCCTTGCAGCCTCAAAGAATCCGGTCTACCTGAGGCACTACGATCTCGTGATGTCCCGATACCAGCACGAGATGATCAAGAACCACAGCTGGTTTTCAGAGAATTTTTCCGGTGATCACGATCTCAATATCGCGTACTTCTCCGCTGAATACGGGCTGCAGCACTCATTGCCCCTGTATGCCGGGGGACTGGGATTTCTTGCCGGGGATCATCTCAAGGAATCCAGCGATCTCGGCCTGCCGCTCGTAGCTGTCGGATTCATGTACTCGGAGGGATATCTCCACCAGCACATCGGGCCTGACGGCTGGCAGCTGGATATCAAGGAGATACTGGACCGCGATGCCGCCCCCATCCAGAGAGTGCTCTACAACCACGATGAACAGCTGGTGGTCCGGATTCCCTTCATCGATCCCCCGATCTATGTTGCGGTCTGGAAAGTCGATGTCGGCACGATCCCGCTCTTTCTGATGGATACCGATATCCCCCAGAATGACCCGGCCAACCGGTCCATCTCGTACCGGCTCTACACCGGGGACAACGAACAGCGACTCAAGCAGGAGATCGTGCTTGGCATCGGGGGGAGCTATATCCTGGATGTACTTGGCGTGCGGCCCTCCATCGTTCACCTGAATGAGGGGCACCCGGCATTCACCATATTCGAGAGGATCCGGGAGAACGTCCTTGACAAGATGAGTTTTGAAGAAGCCTCAAGAAGAGTGCGTGAAACAACCATCTTCACGACCCACACGCCGGTCCCGGCCGGGCACGATGCCTTTCCCCATGGACTCATGGACAAGTATTTCAAAAACTATTACACCCTGCTCGGCATCAGCCGGGAGACTTTTTTGTCCCTGGGAAATTCCCCCGCCGGCTCAAAAGACCTCTTCAATATGACGGCGTTTGCCCTGAGGATGAGCGCATTCAAGAATGGCGTGAGCAGACGGCACGGGGAGGTGGCCCGTTCCATGTGGAGACCCCTCTGGCCGGAGCTTGCCGAAGAGAAGGTCCCGATCCGACACATAACAAACGGGGTCCATGTCCCCACCTGGCTGGATCCCAAGATGCAGCTGCTGCTCAACAAGTACTTCTCGCCTGCCTGCCCGCAGTGGCTCGCGGAGCATGACAAAAACCTGCTCTGGGAGCTGATCCAGGAGATCCCCGATGAAGAACTCTGGTCGGTCCATGTCCAGCTCAAAAGAAAACTGGTCAACAGGATCCGGGAGCACAAGCGGCGGAAATGGGTGGGGGAGAATACCGATCCCCTGAACGTTCTCTCGGGAGGAGCCCTGCTCGATCCCTCAGCCCTCACCATCGGGTTTGCCCGCCGGTTCTCCACATACAAACGGGCCGATCTTATATTCCAGGATATAGAGCGGTTGAAAAAGATCATAAACAATCCCTGGAAGCCGGTCCAGATCATCTTTGCGGGGAAGGCGCATCCTGCCGACGAGGAGGGAAAGCGCATCATCCAGAAGATCTACAAGTATGCCCTCCAGCGGGATCTGGGGGGAAGGATCGCCTTTGTCGAGGATTACGGGGAACAGATGGCGCAGTACCTTGTCCACGGCGTGGATGTCTGGCTTAACAATCCTCTCCCCCCGCTTGAGGCCTGTGGGACAAGCGGCATGAAAGCGTCCCTGAACGGCGTCCTGCACATGAGCGTTCTGGATGGATGGTGGCCCGAGGCCTATTCCGGTAAGAACGGGTGGGCGTTCGGGGAGACAGATACCCGGAAGAACCATGATCGGGAAGATGCCGAGCAGTTGTACGGGGTGCTGGAACGCGAAGTGGTGCCGCTGTATTATATGCAGTCGGATGACGGGATCCCGCATATGTGGGTGAAGATGATGAAAGAGGCCATCCGGTGCACGGCCCCCCGGTTCTCTGCCCGCCGCATGCTCAAAGAGTACGTCCGGCTTGGCTATGATCCTGCCCTGAAAAGAGCCGCCGAATACAGAAAGCAACTGTTCCCGTATGATCCAGCGGCTCGATAA
- a CDS encoding alpha-amylase → MPPICFGFEVHQPYRLNRMFSPQPNVKKKDLFDHYFDGLNKEILLRVAEKCYNPATRIILEKLDEGFSCAFSLSGVVIEQFDKWSPETLSLFEDIARHRNTELIGQTYYHSIASCFPDKSEFCEQVKMHSDLMYEQFRVRPVVFENTEFTFNNEVAATIREMDFSGIFTEGVDRVLGWRSPDYVYQCQNIPVLLRNTKLSDDIAFRFANRSWDMYPLTADTYAHWIASSSGDIINVFLDFETFGEHFWKETGIFDFLSALPGELTERGVETLLPSQVLARKTPVDEIDVRETISWADIEKDTSAWMGNDRQKTAFHAIQAARPYAVDKPIWRHLQTSDHFYYMASKYGTCGEVHTYFSHHDAEDAFKTYMKVLADYETRSLRVMKNRRSAKTLRTLSPEQAFHFAGPTGFIGHTAYNLDQFEELLFIVPNDSIRYHIERGDFVNWINDVLEDSFLAETIAGLKERHELTKAVKERRELLWSHLR, encoded by the coding sequence ATGCCACCTATTTGTTTTGGATTCGAAGTCCACCAGCCCTACCGGCTCAACCGGATGTTCTCACCGCAACCGAATGTGAAAAAAAAGGATCTCTTCGATCACTATTTTGACGGCCTCAACAAGGAGATTCTCTTACGCGTTGCCGAGAAGTGCTACAACCCGGCAACCCGGATCATCCTCGAGAAGCTTGACGAAGGTTTTTCCTGTGCCTTCTCGCTGTCCGGCGTTGTCATCGAGCAGTTCGACAAGTGGAGTCCCGAGACGCTCTCTCTCTTTGAAGACATTGCCCGCCATAGAAACACCGAACTCATCGGGCAGACCTATTACCACAGCATTGCAAGCTGTTTTCCGGATAAATCCGAGTTCTGCGAGCAGGTGAAGATGCATTCCGACCTGATGTACGAGCAGTTCCGGGTCCGCCCGGTGGTTTTCGAGAATACGGAATTTACTTTCAACAATGAAGTTGCCGCAACGATCCGGGAGATGGACTTTTCCGGCATCTTTACCGAGGGGGTGGACCGGGTACTCGGGTGGAGGAGCCCGGATTACGTGTACCAGTGCCAGAACATCCCGGTCCTTTTGAGGAATACCAAGCTTTCCGATGATATCGCATTCCGGTTTGCCAACCGCAGCTGGGACATGTACCCGCTGACTGCCGATACGTATGCCCACTGGATTGCATCATCCTCGGGGGATATCATCAACGTATTCCTGGACTTCGAGACCTTTGGCGAACACTTCTGGAAGGAGACCGGCATATTTGATTTCCTCAGTGCTCTCCCGGGCGAGCTGACCGAACGCGGGGTCGAGACCCTGCTGCCATCGCAGGTGCTTGCACGCAAGACCCCGGTGGACGAGATCGATGTCAGGGAAACCATCTCCTGGGCGGATATCGAGAAGGATACGTCAGCCTGGATGGGGAACGACCGGCAGAAGACGGCATTCCACGCAATCCAGGCCGCCCGGCCATATGCTGTCGACAAGCCGATCTGGCGTCATCTCCAGACAAGCGATCATTTCTACTACATGGCTTCCAAGTACGGCACCTGCGGGGAAGTGCACACCTACTTCAGCCACCACGATGCTGAGGATGCCTTCAAGACCTACATGAAGGTTCTCGCTGATTACGAGACCCGGAGCCTCCGGGTGATGAAGAACCGGCGGTCGGCCAAGACCCTGCGGACCCTGTCGCCCGAGCAGGCCTTCCATTTCGCCGGGCCGACCGGTTTTATCGGCCACACAGCCTACAACCTGGACCAGTTCGAGGAACTGCTCTTTATTGTGCCGAACGATTCGATCCGGTACCATATCGAACGGGGTGATTTCGTGAACTGGATAAACGACGTGCTTGAGGATTCCTTCCTCGCCGAAACTATTGCAGGTTTAAAAGAGCGCCATGAACTGACGAAAGCTGTAAAAGAGCGGAGGGAACTGTTATGGAGTCATTTAAGGTAG
- a CDS encoding glycosyltransferase family 4 protein produces MESFKVAFFCWESMYAERVGGLANAATNLAETLVKQNHEVHFFTRGSISDQEVNGVHYHYCRPSGKNIVEYCDNMSLGMVDQFRHQDLGSPFDILHFHDWHPIQALHHLKDRNTILTFHSTEFGRNGNQAGDWWEYKEISGKEWYGGLIAKRVAAVSSTLKREVMQLYNVPDDKCDVIPNGVVPRQYRTEIDPGEVKRAYGIHPYAPLILFVGRLVFQKGPDLFIEAIRQVCQYRWDAKVVVAGDGGMMQYLRERARDLPVNFVGYIPDSEYIRLLNAADVVVIPSRNEPFGLVLLEAWSAEKGVVACNVGGLGENIDAFVNGIKTDPTAESLAWGINTMINEPWNAGALGMRGRKKVDRMFLWGPIVQRLTDTYGRVSV; encoded by the coding sequence ATGGAGTCATTTAAGGTAGCCTTCTTCTGCTGGGAATCGATGTATGCCGAGAGGGTCGGCGGCCTTGCCAATGCGGCTACGAATCTCGCTGAGACGCTCGTGAAGCAGAACCATGAAGTGCATTTCTTCACCCGTGGAAGTATCTCCGACCAGGAAGTCAATGGTGTGCATTACCACTACTGCCGGCCGTCGGGAAAAAATATTGTTGAATATTGCGACAACATGAGCCTTGGGATGGTGGACCAGTTCCGCCATCAGGATCTTGGATCCCCCTTCGATATCCTCCATTTCCACGACTGGCACCCGATCCAGGCCCTCCATCACTTAAAGGACCGGAATACCATCCTTACATTCCATTCCACGGAGTTCGGGAGGAACGGGAACCAGGCCGGGGACTGGTGGGAGTATAAGGAGATCTCAGGAAAAGAGTGGTATGGAGGTCTTATCGCAAAACGGGTGGCTGCCGTCTCTTCCACCCTCAAGCGGGAAGTGATGCAGCTGTATAATGTTCCCGACGACAAGTGCGATGTAATCCCAAATGGGGTGGTGCCCCGGCAGTACCGGACCGAGATCGATCCGGGCGAGGTGAAAAGAGCTTACGGGATTCATCCCTATGCCCCGCTGATCCTCTTTGTAGGACGGCTTGTATTCCAGAAAGGGCCGGATCTCTTTATCGAGGCAATCCGTCAGGTCTGCCAGTACCGCTGGGATGCGAAGGTTGTAGTTGCCGGTGACGGCGGGATGATGCAGTATCTCCGCGAGCGGGCCCGGGACCTGCCGGTGAATTTTGTCGGCTATATCCCGGATTCTGAATATATCCGCCTCTTGAATGCTGCAGATGTAGTGGTGATCCCCAGCCGGAATGAACCCTTCGGTCTTGTACTCCTGGAAGCCTGGAGCGCGGAAAAAGGAGTTGTAGCCTGCAATGTCGGGGGCCTGGGGGAGAACATCGATGCCTTTGTGAACGGGATCAAGACCGACCCCACTGCGGAATCGCTTGCCTGGGGCATCAACACCATGATCAATGAACCCTGGAATGCGGGAGCGCTCGGGATGCGGGGACGGAAGAAAGTGGATCGCATGTTCCTCTGGGGGCCCATAGTCCAGCGGCTGACCGACACCTATGGCCGGGTATCGGTATGA
- a CDS encoding phosphoribulokinase — translation MPVVNFKDTIAASPYIFTIGVAGDSGSGKTSFTRGIRSIFGNDLVSTITLDDYHRLDRAGRANAGLTALDPRANRIDQLEHDLIQLKRGVPVEKPVYNHATGTFDPPVVFRPKKILILEGLHTLYTPMLRKYLDFSLFVDPVKQVKYDWKIRRDMKKRGYTRDQVIGEISQREPDYLKYIDPQKEYADAVIGIDYSRYGQNLGEERNVYRITLVQNRMRHTIENIDLSLDLYSILSLSERNFALLFETSVHEGERMGHLIIDGELSEHVVKKLERSIERQTRVRPISLFKNRRYVTAGDLAQLILCWRIIHRRIFMETSR, via the coding sequence ATGCCGGTTGTGAATTTCAAGGACACTATTGCCGCGTCCCCGTATATCTTCACCATAGGTGTTGCCGGTGACAGCGGGTCGGGAAAGACTTCCTTCACACGGGGTATACGGAGTATCTTCGGGAACGACCTGGTCTCGACCATCACGCTTGACGACTATCACCGCCTCGACCGGGCCGGTCGAGCAAATGCCGGCCTGACCGCTCTTGATCCGAGAGCAAATCGCATAGATCAGCTGGAGCATGATCTCATCCAGCTCAAACGCGGCGTTCCGGTAGAAAAACCCGTGTACAACCATGCAACCGGGACATTCGATCCTCCGGTTGTCTTCAGGCCGAAGAAGATCCTCATCCTCGAAGGGCTGCATACCCTGTACACCCCCATGCTCCGGAAATACCTGGATTTTTCCCTGTTTGTCGATCCGGTAAAGCAGGTGAAGTATGACTGGAAGATCCGCCGTGACATGAAAAAACGCGGGTACACCCGGGATCAGGTTATTGGCGAGATATCCCAGCGCGAACCGGATTATCTGAAGTATATCGACCCGCAAAAGGAGTATGCCGATGCGGTGATCGGCATAGACTACTCCCGGTACGGCCAAAACCTGGGTGAAGAGCGCAATGTGTACCGGATAACCCTTGTGCAGAACCGGATGAGACATACGATAGAGAACATCGATCTCTCATTGGATCTGTACTCCATCCTCTCGCTCTCCGAGCGGAATTTTGCCCTCCTCTTCGAGACGAGCGTTCATGAAGGGGAGCGTATGGGTCATCTCATCATCGATGGGGAACTCAGCGAGCACGTGGTCAAGAAACTGGAACGGAGCATTGAGCGACAGACCCGGGTCCGCCCGATCTCCCTGTTCAAGAACCGGCGCTATGTGACGGCCGGGGATCTTGCGCAGCTGATCCTGTGCTGGCGGATCATCCACCGTCGGATTTTCATGGAGACGAGCCGGTGA
- a CDS encoding ATP-dependent 6-phosphofructokinase, with amino-acid sequence MKTIGVLTGGGDCPGLNAVIRAVVRAGIRYDYETLGIRNGWQGLIEGDVEPLTDFSVSGILPKGGTILGTSRTNPLANKADFQKIQQNLKKYGIHALVVIGGDGTLSAARDAAKEGVRLVGVPKTIDNDIGGTDVTFGFDTAVSIVTEAIDRLHTTAESHHRVIVVEVMGRNVGWIALTAGIAGGADAILIPEVHFTLEEVCAKLRARYEAGKKFSIVVIAEGAHREDIGEHPVPEHARDECGHEKFVGVGNLLGKELEKCLGVETRVTTLGHVQRGGSPTAYDRVLATRFGVAAVELIRDGEFGKMVALQSNRITSITLESAVRQLKTVDPEFYDLAMTVIGGKK; translated from the coding sequence GTGAAGACGATCGGTGTGCTGACCGGGGGAGGAGACTGTCCTGGACTCAATGCGGTGATCCGGGCGGTGGTCCGGGCTGGGATCAGGTACGATTACGAGACGCTCGGGATACGGAACGGGTGGCAGGGTCTCATCGAGGGGGACGTTGAACCGCTGACGGATTTCTCGGTATCCGGCATCCTTCCCAAAGGGGGAACGATCCTTGGTACCTCGCGGACCAATCCCCTCGCAAACAAGGCAGATTTCCAGAAGATCCAACAAAACCTGAAAAAGTACGGGATTCATGCCCTGGTGGTCATCGGGGGCGACGGGACCCTTTCTGCTGCCAGGGATGCGGCAAAGGAGGGCGTACGTCTCGTGGGTGTCCCCAAGACCATTGATAACGATATCGGGGGAACCGATGTCACGTTCGGGTTTGACACCGCGGTCTCGATCGTTACCGAGGCGATCGACCGGCTTCATACCACGGCCGAATCCCACCACCGGGTCATTGTTGTCGAGGTGATGGGACGCAATGTCGGCTGGATTGCCTTAACAGCAGGAATAGCCGGTGGTGCCGATGCGATTCTCATCCCGGAGGTCCACTTCACCCTTGAAGAAGTCTGTGCAAAACTCCGGGCCCGGTACGAGGCAGGGAAGAAGTTCTCGATCGTGGTCATTGCCGAAGGGGCTCACCGGGAGGATATCGGCGAACATCCCGTGCCCGAGCATGCCCGGGATGAATGCGGGCACGAGAAGTTCGTTGGGGTTGGAAACCTGCTTGGTAAGGAGCTGGAGAAGTGCCTGGGAGTGGAGACCCGCGTCACAACGCTCGGGCATGTCCAGCGGGGAGGCTCGCCTACCGCCTACGACCGGGTGCTTGCCACCCGCTTCGGGGTTGCCGCCGTGGAACTGATTCGTGACGGGGAGTTCGGGAAGATGGTTGCCCTGCAGTCGAACCGCATAACTTCGATCACCCTCGAGTCTGCAGTCCGGCAGCTCAAGACGGTCGACCCTGAATTCTATGATCTTGCAATGACGGTTATCGGCGGGAAAAAATGA
- a CDS encoding glucose-6-phosphate isomerase family protein: MIGRNPLPDKTFRTDMRPVSWEHPLPDPSIRYAEDLREVLANPDCECTGPIYAMYRGVTTSTEDNRWMQEQNLRFDITVIPPRELCGEYVKTKGHYHPPDPHGTGYPELYEVLAGEAHYVIQTPDCSDVVMIAARAGDVVVVPSGYGHVTINPSRNRVLEMANIVSSRFSSDYLGYESRHGAAYYEMSDGKFVRNKAYSGHTALRLVKARRLADVADALSDPLYSLIRKRDPVLEFLNYPEKHEALFRDLYP, from the coding sequence ATGATCGGGAGGAACCCCTTACCCGATAAAACGTTCCGGACGGACATGCGCCCGGTGAGCTGGGAGCATCCGCTTCCTGATCCCTCCATCCGTTATGCGGAAGATCTCCGGGAGGTTCTTGCGAACCCGGACTGTGAATGCACCGGTCCCATCTATGCCATGTACCGCGGGGTTACCACATCTACCGAAGACAACCGGTGGATGCAGGAGCAGAACCTTCGCTTTGATATTACCGTGATCCCGCCCCGGGAGCTCTGCGGCGAATATGTCAAGACCAAAGGCCACTACCATCCTCCGGATCCCCACGGGACCGGCTACCCGGAGCTCTACGAAGTGTTGGCCGGAGAGGCGCATTACGTGATCCAGACCCCTGACTGCTCCGATGTGGTGATGATCGCAGCCCGGGCCGGGGATGTAGTTGTGGTTCCTTCGGGATACGGGCATGTGACCATCAATCCGTCCAGAAACCGGGTACTGGAGATGGCAAATATCGTCTCGTCCCGGTTCTCCAGCGATTACCTTGGCTATGAATCCCGGCACGGGGCTGCCTACTACGAGATGTCCGATGGGAAATTTGTAAGGAACAAGGCATACTCCGGGCATACTGCCCTCAGGCTTGTAAAAGCCCGGCGGCTCGCGGATGTAGCTGATGCCTTGTCCGATCCGCTGTACAGCCTGATCCGGAAGCGGGATCCTGTGCTCGAATTCCTGAATTACCCGGAGAAGCACGAAGCACTCTTCCGCGATCTGTACCCGTAA
- a CDS encoding class 1 fructose-bisphosphatase, producing the protein MLLKDFLVEAGTDENLSELILFLSEQARDVKQGFFCTIPRTPAEEVTRNQFGEEQMELDKYADGIFINGLQKTRLVRYIATEEQSQIIEVRNPKNQFGVVIDPLDGSSLIDVNLCVGSIIGIYPGHVLEKGVTMVAALYILYGPLTTLTYTTGKGVHEFVMNDSGDFVLRHKDLRIPEGKIYAPGALRKDYFPAHAQWIKSLEDAGYKLRFSGCFVGDVHQILHKGGVFSYPGFKGKEKGKLRLLYEANPMGMIIYQAGGAISNGKDDILTIKPESIGQTTPIYVGGRKEIALIETLMNNA; encoded by the coding sequence ATGCTACTCAAAGATTTTCTTGTCGAAGCAGGAACAGATGAAAACTTATCTGAACTGATCCTCTTCTTAAGTGAGCAGGCCCGGGATGTTAAACAGGGTTTTTTCTGTACCATTCCCAGGACCCCTGCTGAAGAGGTCACCCGCAACCAGTTTGGCGAAGAGCAGATGGAACTCGACAAGTATGCCGACGGGATCTTCATCAATGGGCTCCAGAAGACCCGCCTCGTGCGGTATATCGCGACCGAAGAGCAGAGCCAGATAATCGAAGTCAGAAACCCGAAAAACCAGTTCGGCGTTGTCATCGATCCCCTGGACGGCTCGTCGCTGATCGATGTCAACCTGTGCGTGGGTTCCATTATCGGTATCTATCCCGGTCATGTCCTTGAGAAGGGAGTCACCATGGTTGCCGCCCTGTATATCCTCTACGGGCCCCTGACCACGCTGACGTACACTACCGGAAAAGGCGTGCACGAATTCGTGATGAACGATTCGGGTGATTTCGTGCTGCGGCATAAGGATCTCAGGATTCCCGAGGGGAAGATCTATGCCCCGGGCGCTCTCAGGAAGGATTACTTCCCCGCCCATGCCCAGTGGATCAAGTCCCTTGAGGATGCCGGGTACAAACTCCGGTTCAGCGGCTGCTTTGTTGGGGATGTGCACCAGATCCTCCACAAGGGGGGTGTCTTCTCGTATCCAGGGTTCAAAGGAAAGGAGAAAGGGAAACTGCGCCTCCTGTACGAGGCAAACCCCATGGGTATGATCATCTACCAGGCCGGGGGTGCGATCAGCAATGGGAAGGATGATATCTTAACCATCAAGCCCGAATCGATAGGCCAGACCACCCCTATCTATGTGGGTGGCAGGAAGGAGATCGCGCTCATTGAAACCTTAATGAATAATGCGTGA
- a CDS encoding class II fructose-bisphosphate aldolase encodes MKNKVYGPIPGSTILHGISGKKAIVMAANVRIAAVAKGIFQAAKDTDSAVIMELARSECDLKGGYTGMTPKDFSEKMNAAAQAVQFDVWALHADHISIKKGDAAEVEGTKQLIDAQIQAGYTSFAIDASHLFNFEGKTVRVELEDNIRVTTELAHYIKSRMNGREFGLEVEVGEIGRKDTGGLILTKPEEAVEYIRALNENNVFPHALAIANGSSHGHTYDAQGNVVEQLSIDIPQTKAIAEALRKNHLQVGIAQHGITGTPRELINLHFPKGDIIKGNVGTFWQDVAFNTFKIYEPALYKEIQDWTLEKYRPLNPGKKDRQIFDGNCKMAIKEFYKQIYSVEEATEQAMVAMAYAESLLFFRAFGAYGTASAVRKSLQ; translated from the coding sequence ATGAAGAACAAGGTATATGGTCCGATTCCCGGCTCAACCATCCTGCATGGTATCTCCGGTAAGAAAGCGATCGTCATGGCTGCAAATGTCCGGATAGCCGCGGTTGCGAAGGGTATTTTCCAGGCTGCAAAGGATACCGATTCTGCAGTAATCATGGAACTGGCCCGGTCGGAATGCGATCTCAAGGGCGGGTATACCGGAATGACGCCTAAGGACTTTTCGGAGAAGATGAACGCTGCTGCACAGGCCGTGCAGTTTGATGTTTGGGCACTCCATGCCGACCACATCTCCATCAAGAAAGGGGATGCCGCGGAAGTCGAGGGGACAAAGCAGCTGATCGATGCCCAGATCCAGGCTGGCTACACCTCCTTTGCCATCGATGCCTCCCATCTCTTCAATTTCGAGGGAAAGACCGTCAGGGTGGAGCTTGAGGATAATATCCGCGTGACAACCGAACTTGCCCATTACATCAAGAGCCGGATGAACGGGAGGGAATTCGGTCTTGAGGTGGAAGTCGGTGAGATCGGCAGGAAGGATACCGGGGGTCTCATTCTCACAAAACCCGAAGAGGCGGTAGAGTATATCCGGGCGCTCAACGAAAACAATGTCTTTCCCCATGCACTCGCGATAGCAAACGGCAGCAGCCACGGTCACACCTATGATGCCCAGGGAAATGTCGTGGAACAGCTCTCCATCGATATCCCCCAGACAAAAGCCATTGCCGAGGCCCTCCGCAAAAACCACTTACAGGTGGGTATTGCCCAGCACGGTATCACCGGCACCCCCCGCGAACTGATCAACCTTCATTTCCCCAAGGGAGATATCATCAAGGGCAATGTCGGGACGTTCTGGCAGGATGTGGCGTTCAACACCTTCAAGATCTACGAACCGGCTCTTTACAAGGAGATCCAGGACTGGACCCTTGAGAAGTACCGGCCCTTGAACCCCGGGAAGAAGGATCGCCAGATCTTTGATGGGAACTGCAAGATGGCGATCAAAGAATTCTACAAACAGATCTATTCGGTTGAGGAAGCAACCGAGCAGGCCATGGTTGCGATGGCCTATGCGGAAAGCCTTCTCTTTTTCAGGGCCTTTGGGGCCTACGGGACTGCGTCGGCAGTCCGCAAGTCCCTCCAATAA
- the fbp gene encoding fructose-1,6-bisphosphate aldolase/phosphatase, translating into MPKTTISVIKADVGSFPGHSRTHPKLLEKASKMLKEEKGKLLIDAFVTHCGDDLELIMTHSHGPDNKDVHKLAWDVFMECTKIAKDMKLYGAGQDLLSDAFSGNVRGLGPGVAEMEFEERGSDPVLIFMADKTEPGAWNFFLYKIFADPFNTSGLVIDPSMHDGFVFEVHDVLKKRRIQFKTPEETYTLLSYIGACSRYVIKHVWRKDGMIAASTSTEKLNLTAGRYVGKDDPVMIVRAQSGLPSVGEVIEPFCTPIIVAGWMRGSHHGPFMPVGLCDANMTRFDGPPRCICMGFQVSNGHLIGPADMFDDVGFDRVRARCNEIADVIRDQGPFEPHRLSLEEMEYTTLPGVEKQFRDRWEGIPE; encoded by the coding sequence ATGCCAAAGACAACCATCTCTGTGATCAAAGCGGATGTGGGCAGTTTTCCCGGGCACTCGCGTACCCACCCGAAGTTGCTCGAGAAGGCCTCAAAGATGCTCAAGGAGGAGAAGGGCAAACTTCTCATTGATGCGTTTGTCACTCACTGCGGTGACGACCTTGAGCTGATCATGACGCATTCCCATGGCCCGGACAATAAAGATGTGCACAAACTCGCCTGGGATGTCTTCATGGAGTGCACCAAGATTGCTAAAGATATGAAGCTCTACGGGGCCGGCCAAGACCTGCTCTCCGATGCCTTCTCCGGCAATGTCCGGGGTCTCGGGCCCGGGGTTGCCGAGATGGAATTCGAGGAGCGGGGATCCGACCCGGTCCTCATCTTCATGGCCGACAAGACCGAACCCGGTGCCTGGAATTTCTTCCTGTACAAGATCTTTGCCGATCCGTTCAACACCTCCGGTCTTGTCATCGACCCCAGCATGCACGACGGGTTTGTCTTTGAAGTCCACGATGTACTGAAAAAACGCAGGATCCAGTTCAAAACTCCGGAAGAGACCTACACCCTTCTCTCCTACATCGGCGCCTGCTCAAGGTACGTGATCAAGCATGTCTGGCGAAAGGACGGCATGATTGCGGCTTCCACGAGCACGGAAAAACTGAACCTTACTGCGGGCAGGTACGTGGGGAAGGACGATCCCGTCATGATCGTGCGCGCCCAGAGCGGTCTTCCCTCGGTGGGAGAAGTCATAGAACCGTTCTGCACCCCCATCATCGTTGCCGGCTGGATGCGGGGTTCGCATCACGGCCCCTTCATGCCTGTCGGGCTCTGCGATGCCAACATGACCCGGTTCGACGGGCCTCCCCGCTGCATCTGCATGGGCTTCCAGGTAAGCAACGGGCATCTGATAGGACCGGCCGATATGTTCGACGATGTCGGGTTCGATCGCGTGAGAGCCCGCTGCAACGAGATCGCGGATGTCATCCGGGACCAGGGCCCGTTCGAACCCCACCGTTTATCGCTTGAAGAGATGGAATACACAACCCTTCCCGGCGTTGAGAAACAGTTCCGCGATCGCTGGGAAGGAATACCTGAATAA